The Triticum dicoccoides isolate Atlit2015 ecotype Zavitan chromosome 6A, WEW_v2.0, whole genome shotgun sequence genome has a window encoding:
- the LOC119318595 gene encoding G-type lectin S-receptor-like serine/threonine-protein kinase SD2-5, translating to MFPTGRMGPANIFLLVIATAAPLLFTAHPLSYSIAKPSTSWINQTPSKVQFKIQLHTMVTSSVQIQQALYLDYMSAFAVGFVCASTTTCDVSLFAVFIVYFDYDGTVDQGHPMQVVWSANRNHPVRENATLEFSTDGNLVLRDADGSHVWSSNSSGRSVAGMLITEIGNLVLFDNKNATVWQSFHHPTDTLVLGQSLLEGMRLTASTSATNTTENQLYITVGPDGLYAYAQSTPPQLYYYSSWVPNDKKGNGSMNVTFMNGSLSIFVHPNKYFSQISLQAAESTTQCLRLDPDGHMRLYEWSNVVLVHDIMALDDCDYPTVCGEYGICTEGECACPVENNYGSSYFKPVDDRKLNLGCTPMIPISCEEIQHHRLFTLADISYFDNNCTVVNAINEDDCKQACLKNCSCRAVMFSYYDQLGHGLCIWMTKIFSFRSIQQAELDATTFSNNSFAYLKVQVSPSNSNKKKVMLGAALGAIATLVLLVILVALYLQRKRKYEYKDDETDFGQLPGMPTRFSLEQLGECTEGFGKKLGEGGFGSVFEGKLGEERVAVKRLEGARQGKKEFLAEVETIGSIEHINLVKLIGFCAEKSERLLVYEYMSSGSLDRWIYYRHNNNALDWRTRCRIILDIAKGLCYLHEECRRKIAHLDIKPQNILLDENFNAKVGDFGLCKLINRDQSKVVTMMRGTPGYLAPEWLTSRITEKVDVYSFGVVVMEILSGRKNIDHSQAEEEVQLINILREKERNNRLIDLIDKHSDDMVSHHEEVIQMMKLAIWCLQNDSRRRPSMSTVIKVLDGAVTIETFDANSIMFVQDNPSTYSGPSQASILSGPR from the coding sequence ATGTTTCCGACAGGCAGAATGGGTCCTGCCAATATCTTCCTCCTGGTAATTGCAACTGCGGCACCACTTCTCTTCACGGCGCACCCCTTGAGCTATTCCATAGCCAAACCATCAACGTCGTGGATCAACCAAACCCCCTCCAAGGTCCAATTCAAAATACAACTCCATACAATGGTCACCAGTTCCGTACAAATACAACAAGCACTTTACCTAGACTACATGTCTGCCTTTGCCGTGGGGTTCGTTTGTGCCTCCACCACCACATGCGACGTGTCTCTCTTTGCTGTCTTCATTGTTTACTTTGACTATGATGGCACAGTGGACCAGGGTCATCCAATGCAGGTGGTATGGTCTGCCAACAGGAATCATCCTGTTAGGGAGAATGCCACCCTTGAGTTCAGTACTGATGGAAACTTGGTCCTCCGTGATGCTGACGGTAGCCACGTCTGGTCAAGCAACAGCTCAGGCCGATCTGTAGCTGGCATGTTGATCACCGAGATCGGCAATCTGGTGCTATTTGATAACAAGAATGCAACTGTGTGGCAGTCATTTCATCATCCTACTGACACATTGGTCCTTGGACAATCACTTCTGGAAGGTATGAGGCTCACAGCAAGTACTTCTGCAACAAATACAACTGAGAATCAGCTCTATATCACTGTAGGCCCAGATGGATTATATGCTTACGCTCAATCCACACCACCACAACTCTACTATTATTCGTCATGGGTGCCCAACGACAAGAAAGGAAACGGTTCAATGAATGTTACATTCATGAATGGAAGCCTTAGCATCTTTGTGCATCCAAACAAATACTTTTCGCAAATCTCACTGCAAGCAGCAGAATCTACTACCCAGTGCCTGAGATTAGATCCAGATGGGCACATGAGGTTGTATGAATGGTCTAATGTAGTGCTAGTGCATGATATAATGGCATTGGATGATTGTGATTACCCAACAGTATGCGGGGAATACGGCATATGCACAGAGGGCGAGTGCGCTTGTCCAGTTGAGAATAATTATGGTTCAAGCTACTTCAAGCCTGTTGACGATCGGAAGCTAAATCTTGGTTGCACGCCAATGATTCCAATATCTTGTGAAGAAATTCAACACCACCGGCTTTTCACACTTGCTGACATTTCTTATTTTGATAACAACTGCACGGTTGTGAATGCAATAAACGAAGATGATTGTAAGCAAGCCTGCTTGAAGAACTGTTCCTGTAGGGCCGTCATGTTCAGCTATTATGACCAGTTGGGTCATGGCCTATGTATCTGGATGACAAAGATATTCTCCTTCCGCTCAATACAACAAGCAGAATTAGATGCAACAACCTTTAGTAACAACTCTTTTGCTTACCTCAAGGTGCAGGTTAGCCCCTCGAATTCAAACAAAAAAAAGGTGATGTTAGGTGCTGCACTTGGAGCTATTGCTACTCTTGTATTATTAGTTATTCTTGTCGCTCTTTATCTACAAAGAAAGAGGAAGTATGAATACAAAGATGATGAAACTGATTTTGGTCAATTACCTGGAATGCCAACAAGGTTTTCGCTTGAGCAGTTGGGTGAATGTACTGAAGGATTCGGTAAGAAACTCGGAGAAGGTGGGTTTGGTTCAGTCTTTGAAGGGAAATTAGGTGAAGAAAGAGTTGCAGTGAAACGTTTGGAAGGTGCTAGACAAGGAAAGAAAGAATTCTTGGCAGAGGTCGAGACCATTGGAAGCATTGAACACATCAATCTTGTCAAACTGATTGGATTTTGTGCAGAGAAGTCGGAAAGGCTTCTAGTATATGAATATATGTCAAGTGGGTCGCTTGATAGGTGGATCTATTACCGTCATAACAACAACGCTCTTGATTGGCGCACTCGTTGTAGGATCATATTGGATATTGCCAAGGGCCTGTGTTATCTTCATGAGGAGTGCAGGAGAAAAATTGCTCATCTGGACATCAAACCACAAAATATTCTCTTGGATGAGAACTTCAATGCCAAAGTAGGCGATTTTGGACTATGTAAGTTAATAAATAGGGATCAAAGCAAGGTAGTGACTATGATGAGAGGAACACCCGGATATCTTGCACCTGAATGGTTGACGTCACGGATCACTGAAAAAGTGGATGTCTACAGCTTTGGAGTTGTTGTGATGGAAATATTAAGTGGGAGAAAAAATATTGACCATTCTCAGGCTGAGGAGGAAGTTCAGCTCATAAATATATTGCGAGAAAAAGAACGAAACAATCGATTGATTGATCTGATCGACAAACATAGTGACGATATGGTGTCACACCATGAGGAAGTGATTCAAATGATGAAGCTCGCAATATGGTGCCTGCAAAATGACAGCAGACGAAGGCCTTCAATGTCAACAGTGATCAAGGTATTGGATGGTGCAGTGACCATAGAAACTTTTGATGCAAATTCAATCATGTTTGTTCAAGATAATCCATCCACATATTCAGGTCCATCTCAAGCATCCATATTATCAGGCCCAAGGTGA
- the LOC119314736 gene encoding G-type lectin S-receptor-like serine/threonine-protein kinase SD2-5 has protein sequence MGPAVLFFLVLAAAAPLHLAAQTLDDSMAKPSTVWINNDIFLRNGITGLRSIVVRSLQPQTQAHPFSVLKVAAGFICVSSQSPCNDFLFAVFIYEKKYRLSIIPVDAKDIQAPQVVWSANRARPVRENATLELTSDGNLVLGNDDGSPVWSSGTSGRSVASMVMTDMGNLVLFDQRNATVWQSFDHPTDTLLPGQSLLKGMKLKASSSATNTTENQLYITLAPYGLCAYVESTPPQPYYCSSLVPGVKKGNDPTNVTFMNGRLTISVQSDYYDQIPLPATTSTQYMTLDSDGHMRVYEWSDRKWRVNYDLMQIDDCAYPTVCGEYGICSQGQCTCPLQNYSTLDYFKPVDERKPKLGCTPTTEISCQEIQHHRLLILTDISYFDNSHEVMNLDEDDCKQACLKNCSCKAVMLSYNRSGPSRCTWMVKVFSLQAIQPIANLSSSVYLKVQLSPSISASTSNKTKVMLGATFGAIVTLVLLVIIVTLYLRRRNKYEDKDEEFDLDQFPGMKTRFSLDKLTECTEGFGKKLGEGGFGSVFEGKLGEDRIAVKRLEGARQGKKEFLAEVETIGSIEHINLVNLIGFCAEKSERLLVYEYMPRGSLDRWIYYRHNNDPLDWCTRCRIILDIAKGLCYLHEECRRKIAHLDIKPQNILLDDNFNAKVADFGLCKLINRDQSKVVTVMRGTPGYLAPEWLTSRITEKVDVYSFGVVVMEIVSGRKNIDNSQAEEEVQLIHILREKEQNSQLIDLIDKHSGDMVSHQEEVIQMMKLAVWCLQNDSTRRPSMSTVIKVLEGSVGVETFDANSSMFVQDNLSTYSGPSQASILSGPR, from the coding sequence ATGGGTCCTGCCGTTCTCTTCTTCCTCGTGCTTGCGGCTgcagcacccttgcacttggcggctCAAACCTTGGATGATTCCATGGCCAAACCCTCGACGGTTTGGATCAACAACGACATTTTTCTCCGCAACGGCATCACTGGCCTCCGCAGCATCGTCGTCCGTTCTCTACAACCACAAACTCAAGCTCACCCTTTCTCCGTACTTAAAGTTGCCGCAGGGTTTATATGTGTCTCCTCCCAGTCACCATGCAACGATTTCCTCTTTGCAGTATTCATTTACGAGAAGAAGTATAGATTGAGCATCATTCCAGTTGATGCCAAAGATATACAAGCTCCGCAGGTGGTCTGGTCTGCCAACCGGGCTCGCCCTGTCAGGGAGAATGCAACCCTTGAGCTTACCTCCGATGGGAACCTGGTCCTCGGCAATGACGATGGTAGCCCTGTCTGGTCCAGCGGCACCTCAGGACGGTCTGTAGCCAGCATGGTGATGACCGACATGGGCAATCTTGTGTTGTTCGATCAGAGAAATGCAACAGTGTGGCAGTCGTTTGATCATCCTACTGACACATTGCTCCCTGGGCAGTCACTTCTGAAAGGTATGAAGCTGAAAGCAAGTAGCTCTGCAACAAATACGACTGAGAATCAATTGTATATCACTTTAGCCCCGTATGGGTTATGTGCTTATGTTGAATCCACACCACCACAACCCTACTACTGTTCATCATTGGTACCCGGCGTCAAGAAAGGAAATGATCCAACAAATGTTACATTCATGAATGGACGCCTCACCATCTCTGTGCAGTCAGATTATTATGATCAAATCCCATTGCCAGCCACTACATCCACCCAGTACATGACATTAGATTCAGATGGACATATGAGAGTGTATGAATGGTCTGATAGAAAATGGAGAGTGAATTATGATTTAATGCAAATAGATGATTGTGCTTACCCAACAGTATGTGGGGAGTACGGCATATGCAGCCAGGGGCAATGTACTTGTCCACTTCAAAACTATTCTACTTTAGACTACTTCAAGCCTGTGGATGAGCGGAAGCCAAAACTTGGTTGCACTCCAACAACTGAAATATCTTGTCAAGAAATACAACACCATCGGCTCTTGATACTTACTGATATTTCTTACTTTGATAACAGCCACGAGGTTATGAATTTAGACGAAGATGACTGTAAGCAGGCCTGCTTGAAGAACTGCTCATGTAAGGCCGTTATGTTGAGCTATAACCGATCGGGTCCTAGCAGATGTACCTGGATGGTAAAGGTCTTTTCCTTGCAAGCAATACAACCTATAGCCAACTTAAGTTCCTCTGTTTACCTCAAGGTGCAGCTTAGCCCCTCCATTTCTGCATCAACTTCAAACAAAACAAAAGTAATGTTAggtgctacatttggagctattgtcACTCTTGTATTGCTTGTCATTATTGTCACTCTTTATCTGCGAAGGAGAAATAAGTACGAAGACAAAGACGAGGAATTTGATTTAGATCAATTTCCTGGAATGAAAACAAGGTTTTCTCTTGATAAGTTGACAGAATGCACTGAAGGATTCGGCAAGAAACTCGGAGAAGGTGGGTTTGGGTCAGTTTTTGAAGGGAAATTAGGTGAAGATAGAATTGCGGTAAAACGTTTGGAAGGTGCTAGACAgggaaagaaagagttcttggcagaGGTTGAGACTATTGGCAGCATTGAACACATCAATCTTGTCAACCTGATTGGGTTTTGTGCAGAGAAGTCCGAGAGGCTTCTGGTATATGAATATATGCCAAGAGGATCGCTTGATAGGTGGATCTATTACCGTCATAACAACGACCCTCTTGATTGGTGTACTCGTTGTAGGATCATATTGGATATTGCCAAGGGCCTGTGTTATCTTCATGAGGAGTGCAGACGAAAAATTGCTCATCTTGACATCAAACCACAAAAtattctcttggatgataatttcaaTGCCAAAGTAGCTGATTTTGGACTATGTAAGTTAATAAACAGGGACCAAAGCAAGGTAGTAACCGTGATGAGAGGAACACCTGGATATCTGGCACCTGAATGGTTGACGTCACGGATCACTGAAAAAGTGGATGTCTACAGCTTTGGAGTTGTTGTCATGGAAATAGTAAGTGGAAGAAAAAATATTGACAATTCTCAAGCCGAGGAGGAAGTTCAGCTCATACATATATTACGGGAAAAAGAACAAAACAGTCAATTAATTGACCTGATCGACAAACATAGTGGCGATATGGTGTCACACCAGGAGGAAGTGATTCAAATGATGAAGCTCGCAGTGTGGTGCTTGCAAAATGACAGCACTCGAAGGCCTTCAATGTCAACAGTGATCAAGGTATTGGAAGGTTCAGTGGGCGTAGAAACTTTTGATGCAAATTCAAGCATGTTTGTTCAAGATAATCTGTCCACATATTCAGGTCCATCTCAAGCATCCATATTATCAGGCCCAAGGTGA